A genomic region of Brevibacillus sp. JNUCC-41 contains the following coding sequences:
- a CDS encoding CDP-glycerol glycerophosphotransferase family protein — protein MYSQETNNTVTLSEYEPMTVLQTITLTKGSVNKEGKLEDERIIFFVDTNCKLSFVKTRQKNLQIDKTLDKIEKAPFFKGLVFLLFFRFLFVGVMRFRNYSFKEAYLSFGYDKSINFKVHFLFPVKIREKFAMKTGKISILIHTYWSFVPMKEIYQHYVNTSEINTPIFIKLSHADHNYWYNFKSDSKHIYDKNHYLYNTRSYRLGQMNSELFIRKSITGQYVIVLTSIMAKNIIIKERFAYLISLFSLNKKKYDIYFEKFSAGASESAFELFKYAFKMGDSCVYILEKGHPEYQNLKQQYGRALVEKNSFLAFYHIFLARSFQSSDLVGHIQRRLYDNDYLIKKKVLSTDKKIMLQHGPCMATNIFERGYFNRKVPIAPDYMLVNSNFEKNLFLKNTGYTEKELMVTGLPNIDLYVKEQQSEKNQITFMLTWRPWDLTGSIEVGSYLDRYFSFLELIRKEKFYKDKKINVILHPKSRIILQEQFPDIYEKYEESFYIGDIKDALLSSKVVISDYSSITFYAFAGGSNIIFYWEDKALAEVEYGAPNILQKEIAFGGIVEKFKDLHSEIVYSYNNPQSPFYTAKFSKLMECTSGHNTKNTYDYIQNIIFQNEHNPLEEESEFTISEKQSSAS, from the coding sequence GTGTATAGTCAAGAAACGAACAATACGGTTACTCTCTCAGAATATGAACCAATGACAGTCTTACAAACAATCACTTTAACGAAAGGATCTGTTAATAAAGAGGGGAAATTAGAGGATGAAAGAATCATTTTCTTCGTAGACACAAACTGCAAACTTTCCTTCGTGAAAACACGTCAAAAAAATCTGCAGATAGACAAAACGCTGGATAAAATAGAGAAAGCCCCGTTTTTCAAAGGTTTAGTATTCCTTTTATTCTTTCGCTTCCTATTTGTTGGGGTCATGCGTTTCAGAAATTATTCGTTCAAAGAAGCCTATTTATCGTTCGGTTACGATAAAAGCATAAATTTTAAAGTGCATTTTCTCTTTCCAGTTAAAATAAGAGAGAAATTTGCAATGAAGACAGGGAAGATATCCATACTCATTCATACTTACTGGTCTTTCGTGCCAATGAAGGAAATTTATCAACATTATGTAAACACTAGCGAGATTAATACGCCTATTTTTATCAAACTCAGTCACGCTGATCATAATTATTGGTATAATTTTAAATCAGACTCTAAGCACATATACGATAAAAATCATTATCTGTATAACACCCGTTCCTATCGTTTGGGGCAGATGAATAGTGAACTTTTTATCCGAAAGTCTATAACGGGTCAATACGTTATTGTATTGACAAGTATAATGGCCAAAAACATTATAATAAAAGAAAGATTTGCTTATTTGATTAGCCTTTTTTCACTAAACAAAAAAAAATACGATATCTATTTTGAAAAGTTCAGTGCAGGGGCTTCGGAATCTGCCTTTGAACTGTTTAAATATGCATTCAAGATGGGGGATTCCTGCGTTTATATATTGGAAAAAGGCCATCCCGAATACCAAAATCTTAAGCAACAATACGGCAGAGCCCTTGTTGAGAAAAATAGCTTTCTTGCTTTCTATCACATCTTTTTAGCTAGAAGTTTTCAATCTTCCGATCTTGTGGGACATATACAACGCCGATTGTACGATAACGATTACTTAATTAAGAAAAAGGTTCTTTCAACTGATAAAAAAATAATGTTGCAGCATGGACCATGTATGGCGACCAATATTTTCGAACGTGGTTACTTTAACCGTAAAGTGCCGATTGCACCAGATTACATGCTCGTAAATTCAAATTTTGAGAAAAACTTGTTCCTTAAAAATACAGGTTATACGGAAAAAGAACTGATGGTAACAGGACTTCCTAATATTGATTTATATGTTAAGGAACAACAAAGTGAAAAAAATCAAATTACATTTATGCTTACATGGCGACCATGGGATCTCACAGGAAGCATTGAAGTTGGAAGCTATTTAGACCGGTATTTCTCATTCTTGGAATTGATTCGCAAAGAGAAGTTCTACAAGGATAAAAAAATTAATGTCATTCTCCATCCTAAATCAAGAATCATACTTCAAGAACAGTTCCCGGATATATATGAAAAATACGAAGAATCGTTTTATATAGGGGACATAAAGGATGCTCTATTGAGCAGTAAGGTTGTCATATCCGATTATTCTTCCATTACTTTTTATGCGTTTGCAGGTGGAAGTAATATAATCTTCTATTGGGAAGACAAGGCTTTAGCAGAAGTGGAATATGGCGCGCCTAACATTCTCCAGAAAGAGATTGCTTTTGGCGGCATAGTGGAGAAATTCAAGGATTTGCACTCCGAAATTGTTTACAGTTACAATAACCCACAATCTCCTTTCTATACTGCAAAGTTTTCAAAACTAATGGAGTGCACAAGTGGTCACAATACTAAAAATACCTATGACTACATTCAAAACATAATTTTCCAAAATGAACATAACCCTTTAGAGGAAGAGAGTGAATTTACTATTTCTGAAAAGCAATCTTCTGCTTCTTGA
- a CDS encoding phosphodiester glycosidase family protein — protein MANELHLNSNGFYEYHSNTLNIQIQPVIKSELKYWVSTIKVKNVSQVKSEFAGGSFSSKKEETSEIAKKSKAVFAVNGGGIQFKSRSAVIRDGKVFRTGFAPLEIRKNGTLFIGDGRRTTEDMLEQGALHIFDFGPELLINGKVPSFKNQDWFTTVRAPRTAIGQRKPYEYIIITVDGRSPESNGMTFAELVKVFQSKGVTWAYNLDGGGSTTLYYLDNILNHPSDGEERQISDILYFTE, from the coding sequence TTGGCCAATGAGTTACATTTAAATTCGAATGGATTTTATGAATATCATTCAAATACTTTAAACATACAAATCCAACCTGTTATTAAATCAGAACTGAAATATTGGGTTTCAACCATAAAAGTAAAGAATGTATCACAAGTTAAATCTGAATTTGCAGGCGGTAGTTTTAGTAGTAAAAAAGAGGAAACATCCGAAATAGCAAAAAAAAGCAAAGCTGTGTTTGCAGTTAATGGCGGAGGTATTCAGTTTAAATCCAGGAGCGCTGTCATTCGAGATGGAAAAGTATTCAGAACGGGTTTTGCACCACTAGAAATCAGAAAAAATGGCACACTCTTTATTGGTGATGGAAGAAGAACGACAGAAGACATGCTTGAACAAGGAGCATTACATATCTTTGATTTTGGGCCGGAGTTATTGATTAATGGAAAGGTTCCTTCTTTTAAGAACCAAGATTGGTTTACAACAGTCCGTGCGCCAAGAACTGCGATAGGACAAAGGAAACCATATGAATATATCATTATAACGGTGGATGGTCGTTCGCCTGAATCCAATGGCATGACGTTTGCAGAGCTTGTAAAGGTATTTCAATCCAAAGGGGTAACGTGGGCTTACAATCTAGATGGAGGTGGCAGCACTACCTTATATTACTTGGATAACATTTTAAATCACCCTTCAGATGGAGAAGAAAGACAAATTTCAGACATATTATATTTTACTGAGTAG
- a CDS encoding VOC family protein, which yields MTAITHIGLAVPDLDAAIKWYEQVLGFRLLAGPYSFDASAEDEHNMTNDLLGDDVKKMRNAHLMADNGVGIELFEFEEPRMPKGESRGHEGFFHICLIADDIERLADVIAASGGRRRSDIWNTWENKPYYLIYCEDLFGNIIELYSRSTELMYGNRD from the coding sequence ATGACGGCAATTACTCATATTGGACTGGCTGTACCTGATTTGGATGCTGCGATTAAGTGGTATGAGCAGGTGTTGGGTTTTAGATTATTGGCTGGTCCCTATTCGTTTGATGCAAGTGCGGAGGACGAACATAATATGACGAATGACCTTCTTGGTGATGATGTTAAAAAGATGCGTAATGCACATTTGATGGCGGATAATGGAGTGGGGATTGAGCTTTTTGAGTTTGAGGAGCCGAGGATGCCTAAAGGTGAGAGTCGCGGTCATGAGGGCTTTTTTCATATTTGCTTGATAGCGGATGATATTGAAAGGCTGGCTGATGTTATTGCTGCTTCTGGCGGAAGAAGGCGAAGCGATATATGGAATACTTGGGAGAATAAGCCCTATTATTTAATATATTGTGAAGATCTTTTCGGCAATATCATTGAACTTTACAGCCGAAGCACGGAATTGATGTACGGAAATAGAGATTGA